A single genomic interval of Zunongwangia sp. HGR-M22 harbors:
- a CDS encoding RagB/SusD family nutrient uptake outer membrane protein yields MMKKFNKNKIAKVAALVLATMMITSCSEDFLEPDPLSFYEPEATFSTESGLEATIAMADKSLRGYWIHYEYASNSVPIGTEYVFSDMAKYGKTDNSPTAADYANTIVPTGGFSTATTDWIYLGYYWDEGYNGIKYANTVLTYIDEVDGLSEEVKNKYRGQAYFHRAYRYLNLVYQFGDIPLITKILEVPKQNYYSTKKEEIIEMITSDMEKAVEWVPEQSSLNYLGQVNKAACRQLLIKCYLASGRFAEAEEQADILINESGYALMQSSFGTFDEGGNANTWEITRNVVWDLHRPENKVTSANTEAIMIIPNGGAQSFVPFNSMRIFGPFWNSANIITPSDGKRAADRFSLNNSNYDPNYDYTRAFGRGIATISASYYSQEPMWVVNGVEDEQDLRHNSQVGNWVNMEDLEYSDPSSEDYGENFRMYSESGNLLTRDTIRDWFDFPLYKIYLHDVVNESNPNSNSFYGASTGSSAHWYLYRLAETYLLRAEARFYQGNIAGATQDVNTIRERANASQLYTDVTIGDICAERGRELYLEEWRNVELTRISHCLAMSGMPDEWGNTYSLDTWDQQSGTDESGGSYWYQRIIHYTLYNKYPEGIVVPNNTLYYTMDKRNVYWPIPNSAITANTKGQLSQNYGYDGYDSSVKVWDSWESAVEDEDNVD; encoded by the coding sequence CAACAGAATCTGGTTTAGAAGCAACAATTGCAATGGCGGACAAATCACTTAGAGGGTACTGGATTCACTATGAATATGCGTCCAATAGTGTGCCAATTGGGACAGAATATGTATTCTCGGATATGGCAAAATACGGTAAAACAGATAATAGCCCTACAGCTGCAGATTATGCAAATACTATTGTACCAACTGGAGGTTTTTCAACGGCTACTACCGATTGGATTTATCTTGGTTATTACTGGGATGAAGGTTACAATGGAATTAAATATGCGAATACAGTTTTAACCTATATCGATGAAGTAGATGGATTAAGCGAAGAAGTGAAAAATAAATACCGAGGACAAGCTTATTTTCATAGAGCTTATAGATACCTTAATTTAGTTTATCAGTTCGGTGATATTCCTTTGATTACTAAAATACTGGAGGTTCCGAAACAAAATTATTATTCCACTAAAAAGGAAGAAATCATAGAGATGATTACTTCAGATATGGAAAAAGCAGTAGAATGGGTGCCAGAACAATCGAGTTTAAATTATTTAGGGCAGGTAAATAAGGCTGCTTGTAGGCAACTTTTGATAAAATGCTATCTAGCATCAGGCCGCTTTGCAGAGGCTGAAGAGCAAGCAGATATTTTAATTAATGAATCTGGTTATGCGCTTATGCAAAGTTCTTTTGGAACTTTTGATGAAGGAGGAAATGCAAACACTTGGGAGATTACCAGAAATGTTGTTTGGGATCTACATAGACCTGAAAACAAAGTAACTTCAGCAAATACTGAAGCCATAATGATTATTCCTAATGGAGGTGCACAATCATTTGTTCCGTTTAATTCTATGCGTATTTTCGGTCCATTTTGGAATTCAGCAAATATCATTACTCCTAGCGATGGCAAAAGAGCTGCCGATAGATTTTCTTTGAATAATTCAAATTATGATCCAAATTATGACTACACACGAGCTTTTGGTCGTGGAATAGCCACAATTAGTGCATCTTATTATTCGCAAGAACCGATGTGGGTAGTTAATGGAGTTGAAGATGAGCAAGATTTGAGGCATAATAGTCAGGTAGGAAATTGGGTTAATATGGAGGATTTGGAATATAGTGATCCTTCTTCAGAAGATTATGGAGAGAATTTCAGAATGTACAGCGAGAGTGGTAATTTATTAACTAGAGATACGATTCGTGATTGGTTTGATTTTCCGCTATATAAAATATACTTACATGATGTAGTTAATGAAAGTAACCCAAATTCAAATAGCTTTTACGGTGCTTCAACGGGAAGTTCCGCTCACTGGTATCTTTATAGATTAGCAGAAACTTATTTATTGCGAGCAGAAGCAAGATTTTATCAAGGAAATATAGCTGGTGCTACACAAGATGTTAATACTATTAGAGAAAGAGCCAATGCTTCTCAGTTGTATACTGATGTAACAATCGGAGATATTTGTGCTGAAAGGGGGAGAGAACTATATTTGGAAGAATGGAGAAATGTAGAATTAACCCGAATTTCACACTGCTTAGCCATGAGTGGAATGCCAGATGAATGGGGAAATACCTATAGTCTGGATACTTGGGATCAGCAGTCTGGAACAGATGAATCTGGGGGAAGTTACTGGTATCAGAGAATAATCCATTATACACTATATAATAAGTATCCGGAGGGAATAGTAGTACCTAATAATACACTTTATTATACTATGGATAAGAGAAATGTATACTGGCCAATACCCAATAGTGCTATAACAGCCAATACAAAAGGACAATTGAGTCAAAACTATGGTTACGATGGCTACGATTCAAGTGTGAAAGTTTGGGATAGTTGGGAAAGTGCCGTTGAAGATGAGGATAATGTTGATTGA
- a CDS encoding BNR repeat-containing protein — protein MLKNIIFYILSIILLASCSSISSTVVEVGEGWANNSINTVIFRKNAITSDSTHQFLAYYDENGKMIIAKRKLNSSNFDLANSDFTGNTKDAHNAISIALDGNNKLHASWDHHDNPLNYAMGIAALSTQLGDKQNMTGKDENKLSYPQFYNLKNGNLFFLYRSGQSGKGKLVSKLYNIENQQWEDLQDNLIDGEGERNAYWQACVDSQGTIHLSWVWRESWDVSTNHDMAYARSKDGGKTWERSNGKKYNLPITASSAEYAWKIPQKSELINQTSMTADKNGNPYIVTYWTEDNKTNYQIIYLEEGKWKHENTNFRDSSFRLGGGGTKKIPISRPEILLKETQDKPIFYLLFRDAERGNKISMAYNKIGSKESWNVIDLTKESVGEWEPNYDLELWKREEKLHVFAQKVYQIDGEGVATAKPTMIRVLEIKNLPLK, from the coding sequence ATGTTGAAAAACATCATTTTTTATATCCTTTCTATAATTCTTTTGGCTTCTTGTTCTTCAATTAGTAGTACGGTTGTAGAAGTAGGCGAGGGTTGGGCAAACAACTCAATAAATACTGTGATTTTCCGTAAGAATGCAATTACTTCTGATTCCACGCATCAGTTTTTAGCTTATTATGATGAAAACGGAAAAATGATTATCGCTAAAAGGAAGCTGAATTCATCAAATTTCGATTTAGCTAATAGTGATTTTACCGGAAACACAAAAGATGCTCATAACGCAATTAGCATCGCCTTAGATGGTAATAATAAACTCCACGCTAGCTGGGACCATCATGATAATCCGTTGAACTATGCAATGGGTATAGCTGCTTTAAGTACGCAGTTGGGAGACAAACAAAATATGACAGGTAAGGATGAAAATAAACTTTCTTATCCTCAATTTTACAATCTTAAAAACGGAAATCTTTTTTTTCTATATCGATCAGGCCAGTCTGGAAAAGGAAAGTTAGTTTCCAAATTGTATAATATCGAAAATCAGCAATGGGAAGATCTACAAGATAATTTAATCGATGGCGAAGGAGAACGTAATGCCTATTGGCAGGCTTGTGTAGATTCACAAGGGACAATTCATTTATCTTGGGTGTGGCGAGAGAGTTGGGATGTTTCTACCAATCATGATATGGCATATGCGAGATCTAAAGATGGTGGTAAAACTTGGGAACGTTCTAATGGAAAAAAATACAATTTACCAATTACCGCATCATCTGCAGAATATGCCTGGAAAATTCCGCAGAAAAGTGAATTGATCAATCAAACATCGATGACTGCAGATAAAAATGGAAATCCTTATATTGTAACCTATTGGACTGAAGATAATAAAACAAATTATCAAATTATTTATCTTGAAGAAGGAAAATGGAAGCATGAAAATACAAACTTCAGAGACTCTTCATTTCGGCTAGGTGGAGGAGGAACAAAGAAAATCCCAATTTCCAGACCTGAAATTTTGCTGAAAGAAACTCAAGATAAGCCAATTTTTTATCTTCTTTTTAGGGATGCCGAAAGAGGAAATAAAATTTCTATGGCTTACAATAAAATTGGTAGCAAAGAGTCATGGAATGTAATCGATTTAACTAAAGAATCTGTAGGAGAATGGGAGCCAAATTACGATTTAGAACTTTGGAAGCGAGAAGAGAAATTACATGTTTTTGCACAAAAAGTTTATCAGATTGATGGGGAGGGCGTGGCAACCGCTAAACCTACGATGATCCGTGTTCTTGAAATTAAAAATTTACCATTAAAATAA
- a CDS encoding glycoside hydrolase family 88 protein → MNSLKVLGLSFVLCAAISCKDNQEENKTSSEATEAVENKLTKSISEEKIDSVTQLAANQYLSMAGKIVEGEYPKTFYPKKEEFEASNSGWWTSGFYPGTLLYLYEETGKDTLKQEAERILAHLEREAKNTSTHDLGFMMYCSFGNANRIDPKPEYNDILMESAKSLATRYNDTVKAIRSWDSAPWNKAEKGDLVVIIDNMMNLELLFWAADHSGNERYREIAINHANTTMKNHFRDDYSTYHELIYDEQTGEAKSKITAQGFADESSWARGQAWGLYGYTLMYRETKDQKYLDQAKNIAKFILEHPNMPEDMVPYWDFDAEDIPDDLRDSSAAAVIASALLELYKYTDDENYFNAAEKMLSSLMSDEYLAKQNELGGFLLKHGVGSKPANSEVDVPLTYGDYYFVEALKRYEEL, encoded by the coding sequence ATGAATTCATTAAAAGTATTAGGTCTTTCGTTTGTGCTTTGCGCAGCGATCTCCTGTAAAGATAATCAGGAAGAAAATAAAACTTCTTCTGAAGCGACCGAAGCAGTGGAAAATAAATTGACGAAATCAATTTCAGAAGAAAAAATTGATTCGGTTACGCAACTAGCAGCAAATCAATATTTGTCGATGGCTGGCAAAATTGTAGAGGGAGAGTATCCAAAAACTTTTTACCCTAAAAAAGAAGAATTTGAAGCAAGTAATTCTGGTTGGTGGACTAGTGGATTTTATCCAGGTACATTGCTTTATTTGTACGAAGAAACAGGAAAAGATACTTTAAAACAAGAAGCAGAGCGTATTCTTGCACATTTAGAAAGAGAAGCTAAAAATACCAGTACACACGATTTAGGATTTATGATGTATTGTAGTTTCGGTAATGCCAACCGTATCGATCCAAAACCAGAGTATAATGACATTCTAATGGAAAGCGCTAAATCTTTAGCTACTCGCTACAACGATACCGTAAAAGCAATCCGGTCTTGGGATAGTGCTCCTTGGAATAAAGCAGAAAAAGGAGATTTGGTAGTCATAATTGATAATATGATGAATTTGGAACTTCTTTTTTGGGCTGCCGATCATAGCGGTAATGAGCGATATCGCGAAATAGCTATTAATCACGCCAACACTACCATGAAAAATCATTTTAGAGATGATTATAGTACTTATCATGAATTAATTTATGATGAACAAACCGGAGAAGCGAAATCAAAAATTACCGCACAAGGTTTTGCAGATGAATCTTCATGGGCTCGTGGACAAGCGTGGGGATTATACGGGTACACCTTAATGTATCGTGAAACCAAAGACCAAAAATATTTGGATCAGGCTAAAAATATTGCAAAGTTCATTTTAGAGCATCCAAATATGCCAGAAGATATGGTGCCTTACTGGGATTTTGATGCTGAAGACATCCCTGATGATTTACGCGATAGTTCCGCCGCTGCGGTTATTGCTTCTGCTTTATTAGAATTGTACAAATATACTGACGACGAGAACTATTTTAATGCTGCTGAAAAAATGTTGTCTAGCCTGATGTCAGATGAATATTTAGCCAAACAAAATGAATTGGGTGGATTTCTTTTGAAACACGGTGTGGGTAGTAAACCGGCAAATTCTGAGGTAGATGTACCATTAACCTATGGAGATTATTATTTTGTTGAAGCTTTAAAAAGGTACGAAGAACTTTAA
- a CDS encoding glycoside hydrolase family 2 TIM barrel-domain containing protein, producing MKKTFFSLLGLLLFTTTYAQQNEWENPSKVDRNKLEGRSDFVLYTSASKALKNEPESSDLYQSLNGTWKFNIVQHPSERPKDFYSSSLNDSEWDDIKVPSNWELEGFDLPIYTNVTYPHPKNPPYIGFPSEEKTESGEIINKNSKDGDEEIYNPVGTYRRTFSVPQQWDNHEIILRFGSISGYARIFVNGEEAGMTKASKTPAEFDITEFLKDGENLLAVQVFRWHDGSYLEDQDFWRLSGLERDVYLQAVPKTTIWDYFVTSGLSNDYTDGELNANIKLKDFDKGSIKKPKVKFTLMDPSGKEVYTETKALDKKATEVSFSKNLAEVQKWSNEFPNLYQYSIALLDKKDNEVAAIAGKTGFREVEIKNAQLMVNGQAITVNGVNLHEHHPDKGHTPDPEMMRKDIEVMQKNNVNAIRMSHYPHDSYIYELADEYGMYIVDEANIETHAMGAEWQGNFDKSKHPAYLEEWAPAHMDRIQRMVEFHKNHPSIIVWSLGNESGNGPVFYDAYDWIKERDTTRKVQFEQAGENRNTDIVCPMYPSIKHMKKYAEDDTKERPFIMCEYSHAMGNSNGNFQEYWNIIDNSDHMQGGFIWDWVDQGLRTETEDGREFWAYGGDLGAAHLQNDQNFNANGLVTADREPHPALEEVKKVYQNIKFDLDGNDLSIKNKFNFTNLDAFDFKWELLADGEVAKTGKFTIEVAPNTSKSISVNLPELQDKEYFLSVYAYTKKTKAMVPAGHEIAREQFKIGENTFFTETKTETSGKLKVKKKGDKLQFSNDMVEGVFNTETGSFEAYHLKGSEKSPISVFPQPYFWRAPTDNDFGNHMPQRLKAWKEATHNSEVTNVEVAKKAKDGQLITVTYQLAGVDVPYTVEYHIQNNGDIRVTANLNSEKDLPELPRFGMRMILPGDYENLEYYGRGPLENYSDRNTSAFLGIYEDKVENQFTWGYIRPQEAGYKTDARWIQLQNKNGKGLKIIGEQPLGFSALNVATEDLDPGEYKAQRHTTDVKVQDKVFLHVDLNQRGLGGDNSWGQYPHRQYRLEDNKYSYTYIISLLQ from the coding sequence ATGAAAAAGACCTTTTTTAGCCTTCTTGGTTTACTGTTATTTACAACCACGTATGCGCAGCAAAACGAGTGGGAAAATCCATCAAAAGTAGATAGAAATAAACTGGAAGGGCGTAGCGATTTTGTGCTTTACACTTCAGCTTCTAAAGCCTTAAAAAACGAACCGGAATCATCCGATTTATACCAAAGTTTAAACGGAACCTGGAAATTTAATATCGTTCAACATCCTAGCGAGCGACCAAAAGATTTTTATTCATCATCACTAAACGACAGTGAATGGGACGATATCAAGGTTCCTTCTAATTGGGAATTAGAAGGCTTTGATCTTCCTATTTATACCAATGTAACTTATCCGCATCCTAAAAATCCGCCTTATATCGGATTTCCTTCGGAAGAAAAAACCGAAAGTGGAGAAATCATCAACAAAAACTCTAAAGATGGTGATGAAGAAATTTATAATCCGGTAGGGACGTATCGCAGAACTTTTTCTGTTCCGCAGCAGTGGGACAACCACGAGATTATTCTTCGATTTGGATCAATCTCTGGTTATGCCAGAATTTTTGTAAACGGTGAAGAAGCAGGAATGACCAAAGCTTCTAAAACGCCGGCTGAATTTGATATTACTGAATTTCTAAAAGATGGTGAAAATCTTTTAGCGGTTCAGGTTTTTAGATGGCACGACGGAAGCTATCTCGAAGATCAGGATTTTTGGCGTTTAAGTGGTTTGGAGCGTGATGTATATTTACAGGCCGTTCCTAAAACAACGATCTGGGATTACTTTGTAACCAGTGGCTTGAGTAACGATTATACTGACGGCGAATTAAACGCCAACATAAAATTGAAAGATTTTGATAAAGGAAGCATCAAAAAGCCAAAAGTAAAATTCACATTAATGGATCCTTCTGGTAAAGAAGTCTATACTGAAACCAAAGCATTAGATAAAAAAGCAACAGAAGTTAGCTTCAGTAAAAATCTTGCTGAGGTTCAAAAATGGAGTAACGAATTTCCAAATCTTTATCAATATTCGATTGCTTTATTAGATAAAAAAGACAATGAAGTTGCCGCTATTGCTGGTAAAACTGGTTTCCGTGAAGTGGAAATCAAAAATGCGCAGCTGATGGTGAATGGACAGGCTATTACGGTAAATGGAGTGAACTTACACGAACATCATCCCGATAAAGGCCATACGCCAGATCCTGAAATGATGCGTAAGGATATCGAGGTAATGCAAAAGAATAACGTCAATGCGATTCGAATGAGTCACTATCCACACGATTCGTATATCTATGAATTGGCTGATGAATACGGAATGTACATTGTTGATGAAGCGAATATCGAAACTCATGCTATGGGAGCAGAGTGGCAGGGTAATTTCGACAAATCTAAGCATCCAGCTTATTTAGAAGAATGGGCACCGGCGCATATGGACCGAATTCAACGTATGGTAGAATTTCATAAAAATCATCCTTCAATCATTGTTTGGTCTTTGGGTAATGAAAGTGGAAATGGCCCCGTATTTTACGATGCTTACGACTGGATTAAAGAGCGGGACACTACCCGTAAAGTGCAATTTGAACAGGCTGGTGAAAACCGCAATACCGATATCGTGTGCCCTATGTATCCAAGCATTAAGCATATGAAAAAATATGCTGAGGATGATACCAAAGAACGTCCTTTTATAATGTGTGAATATTCTCATGCGATGGGAAATAGTAACGGAAACTTTCAGGAATATTGGAATATTATCGATAACAGCGATCACATGCAAGGTGGCTTTATCTGGGATTGGGTAGACCAGGGATTACGAACGGAAACCGAAGATGGACGTGAGTTTTGGGCTTATGGTGGAGATCTTGGTGCAGCGCATCTACAAAACGACCAGAACTTTAATGCTAACGGACTCGTGACTGCCGATCGTGAACCTCATCCGGCTTTAGAGGAAGTGAAAAAAGTATATCAAAACATCAAATTTGACTTAGATGGAAATGATCTTTCGATAAAAAACAAGTTCAATTTTACGAATTTGGATGCTTTCGATTTTAAATGGGAATTACTTGCCGATGGAGAAGTTGCAAAAACCGGAAAGTTTACTATTGAAGTAGCTCCAAATACTTCAAAATCGATTTCTGTGAATTTACCAGAACTTCAGGATAAAGAATATTTCCTAAGTGTATACGCTTATACTAAAAAGACGAAAGCAATGGTTCCTGCGGGGCACGAAATTGCCAGAGAACAATTCAAAATTGGTGAGAATACATTTTTTACTGAAACCAAAACTGAAACTTCTGGTAAGTTAAAAGTTAAAAAGAAAGGTGATAAACTTCAATTTTCAAATGATATGGTGGAAGGTGTTTTTAATACTGAAACCGGAAGCTTTGAAGCCTATCATTTAAAAGGCAGTGAAAAATCACCAATATCAGTATTTCCACAGCCATATTTTTGGAGAGCGCCTACCGATAATGATTTTGGTAATCACATGCCACAAAGATTAAAAGCCTGGAAAGAGGCGACGCATAATTCAGAAGTGACAAATGTTGAGGTTGCTAAAAAAGCAAAAGACGGTCAGCTGATCACCGTGACTTATCAGTTAGCCGGAGTTGATGTTCCCTATACAGTTGAATATCATATTCAAAACAACGGAGACATTAGAGTAACCGCCAACTTAAATTCTGAAAAAGATTTACCTGAACTTCCACGTTTTGGAATGCGCATGATCTTACCGGGAGATTATGAAAATTTGGAATATTACGGTCGTGGTCCATTGGAAAACTATTCCGATAGAAATACTTCAGCGTTTTTAGGAATCTATGAAGACAAAGTCGAAAATCAGTTTACCTGGGGTTATATTCGCCCGCAAGAGGCCGGTTATAAAACCGATGCGCGTTGGATTCAACTTCAAAATAAAAATGGAAAAGGCCTAAAAATCATCGGAGAACAGCCATTAGGTTTTAGCGCTTTAAATGTTGCTACAGAAGATTTGGATCCGGGAGAGTATAAAGCCCAGCGACATACTACTGATGTTAAAGTTCAGGATAAGGTATTTCTTCATGTAGATTTAAATCAACGTGGTTTAGGCGGAGATAACAGTTGGGGGCAGTATCCGCATAGACAATATCGTTTAGAAGATAATAAATACAGCTATACGTATATAATTTCTTTGCTGCAATAG
- a CDS encoding glycoside hydrolase family 16 protein: MKLKLAFLIISMFSFSGCFSQQSKEKVENYELIWADEFDKAGNPDIQYWSYEKGFVRNDELQWYQAKNSIVNDGFLMIEARREKIKNPNFKAESENWKENRAFAEYTSASLNTKGKFSFKYGILEVKAKIDTATGMWPAIWTLGIEKGWPSNGEIDVMEYYLVDQKPAILANAAWKGQTDYVAWDSEKIPFSKFLEKDPNWADKFHIWKMQWTSEAITIYLDEELLNTIDVATATNPDGFNPFQQPHYLLLNLAIGSNGGNPETTAFPKYYKIDYVRVYQPK, encoded by the coding sequence ATGAAATTAAAATTAGCCTTTTTAATCATTTCAATGTTTTCATTTTCAGGTTGCTTTTCCCAGCAGAGCAAAGAGAAAGTCGAAAATTATGAGTTGATATGGGCAGATGAGTTTGATAAAGCAGGAAACCCAGATATTCAATATTGGTCGTACGAAAAAGGATTTGTTCGGAATGATGAATTACAATGGTATCAGGCTAAAAATTCTATTGTAAATGATGGATTTTTAATGATTGAAGCAAGACGAGAAAAAATAAAAAATCCTAATTTTAAGGCTGAAAGTGAAAACTGGAAAGAAAACAGAGCGTTTGCCGAATACACTTCTGCAAGTTTAAATACCAAAGGGAAATTCAGTTTTAAATACGGAATTTTAGAAGTAAAAGCTAAAATAGATACCGCCACGGGAATGTGGCCGGCAATCTGGACGCTTGGTATCGAAAAAGGATGGCCCTCTAATGGAGAGATTGATGTGATGGAATATTATTTGGTCGATCAAAAGCCTGCAATTTTAGCAAATGCAGCATGGAAAGGCCAAACCGATTACGTGGCTTGGGATAGTGAAAAAATTCCGTTTTCAAAGTTCCTCGAAAAAGATCCAAACTGGGCAGATAAATTTCATATCTGGAAAATGCAGTGGACTTCAGAAGCGATTACTATTTATTTAGATGAGGAATTGCTCAATACAATCGATGTTGCAACTGCAACAAATCCAGATGGTTTTAATCCTTTTCAGCAACCGCATTATTTACTGTTGAATTTAGCAATTGGAAGTAATGGAGGCAACCCTGAAACAACAGCATTCCCAAAATATTATAAAATAGATTATGTACGAGTTTATCAACCGAAATAA
- a CDS encoding DUF2264 domain-containing protein, producing MKISNIKLLFVFFICTGNLLAQELDQPKPEKVREFYVESLVKIADPVLTNLAEGKLKANMPVERSPGAWDDRKHVTYLEAFGRTLSGIAPWLELGPDNTKEGKLRKKYIELSRKAIDKATDPESPDFMNFNKDAQPLVDAAFFAQGLLRAPTQLWDPLSEETKQNVIAALKSSRDIQPYYSNWLLFTGMVEAALLKFDGKADVVRLAYPINKHMEWYLGDGMYGDGPNFHWDYYNSFVIQPFLMDILKTMEEEGIGREKDFEKVQYRAKRYASIQERLISPNGTYPPIGRSLAYRFGAFQTLSQVALWKNLSEELNPAQVRSALYAVIKNQIEAEGTFDKEGWLQVGLMGHQNNIGEGYISTGSLYLSTEAFLVLGLSSEDEFWTAPAEAWTQKKIWSGHTIPIDHAH from the coding sequence ATGAAAATATCGAATATTAAATTATTGTTTGTCTTTTTTATATGTACAGGTAATTTATTGGCGCAAGAGTTAGATCAGCCTAAACCTGAAAAAGTACGTGAATTTTATGTAGAATCGCTTGTAAAAATAGCCGATCCTGTATTAACCAATTTGGCAGAAGGAAAGCTTAAAGCAAATATGCCGGTAGAGCGTTCACCGGGAGCCTGGGACGATCGTAAACATGTAACTTATTTAGAAGCCTTTGGCCGAACTTTATCGGGTATTGCGCCTTGGTTAGAATTGGGACCAGATAATACCAAAGAAGGAAAATTAAGAAAAAAATATATCGAATTATCTCGAAAAGCGATTGATAAAGCAACAGATCCCGAATCACCAGATTTTATGAATTTCAATAAAGATGCACAACCTTTGGTAGATGCTGCATTTTTTGCTCAGGGATTGCTTAGAGCGCCTACCCAGCTTTGGGATCCGCTTTCAGAAGAAACGAAGCAAAATGTAATCGCTGCATTAAAATCTTCCCGCGATATTCAGCCTTACTACAGCAATTGGTTATTATTTACCGGAATGGTAGAAGCTGCTTTGCTTAAGTTTGATGGAAAAGCTGATGTAGTTCGATTAGCTTACCCTATCAATAAGCATATGGAATGGTATTTAGGAGATGGAATGTATGGTGATGGCCCTAATTTCCATTGGGATTATTACAATAGTTTCGTGATTCAACCTTTTCTAATGGATATTTTAAAAACGATGGAAGAAGAAGGTATTGGTCGTGAAAAAGATTTTGAAAAAGTACAATACAGAGCCAAACGCTATGCCAGTATTCAGGAACGATTAATTTCTCCTAACGGAACTTATCCGCCAATAGGACGATCTTTAGCGTATAGATTTGGTGCTTTTCAGACGCTTTCTCAAGTAGCTTTATGGAAAAATTTGAGTGAAGAGCTCAATCCTGCACAAGTACGGTCGGCATTATATGCAGTAATTAAAAATCAAATTGAAGCTGAAGGAACTTTTGATAAAGAAGGTTGGCTTCAGGTTGGTCTTATGGGGCATCAGAATAATATCGGTGAAGGTTATATTTCTACCGGCAGCTTGTATTTAAGTACAGAAGCATTTTTAGTTTTAGGACTTTCTTCTGAAGATGAATTCTGGACGGCACCTGCCGAAGCCTGGACACAAAAGAAAATTTGGAGTGGGCATACTATTCCAATCGATCATGCTCATTAA
- a CDS encoding glycoside hydrolase family 43 protein — MKNPKINYLILFVLVFSQFGLKAQFSSPNYKAFYPGEIWKDTDGEHINAHGGGILFKDGTYYWYGEHKGKSSLARVGITVYTSEDLYNWKNEGVALSVAKDPNSEITSGSVMERPKVVFNEKTDKYVMWFHLELKDQGYSAARTGVAISDSPTGPFTYLKSYRPNAEEWPRNFKEEWKDTPENGDPEKWWTPKWRKALAEGMFVRRDFDKGQMSRDMTVYIDTDGTAYHITSSEENQTLHISKLTDDYLNFTGEWVRMQPGGQNEAPAIFEKDGYYYMITSGLTGWDPNAARSFRAKSIMGPWEKLGNPAVGEDADKTFFSQSTFVLPVQGKKDSFIFMADRWKPKNHIDGRYIWLPIEWKDEKPVIRWKDEWELSVFE, encoded by the coding sequence ATGAAAAATCCAAAAATTAATTACCTCATTTTATTTGTATTGGTTTTTAGCCAATTTGGGTTAAAAGCGCAATTTTCTTCACCTAATTATAAAGCATTCTATCCAGGAGAAATCTGGAAGGATACCGATGGTGAACACATCAATGCACATGGCGGTGGAATTTTATTTAAAGACGGAACTTACTATTGGTATGGCGAGCATAAAGGAAAATCTAGTTTAGCACGAGTTGGGATAACAGTATATACTTCAGAAGATTTATATAATTGGAAAAATGAAGGCGTAGCGCTTTCAGTAGCAAAAGATCCAAATTCAGAAATTACTTCGGGAAGCGTTATGGAACGCCCAAAAGTGGTTTTCAATGAAAAAACAGATAAATATGTAATGTGGTTTCATCTGGAATTAAAAGATCAAGGATATTCCGCAGCAAGAACAGGAGTAGCCATTAGCGATTCGCCAACAGGACCATTTACTTATTTAAAATCGTATCGTCCCAATGCTGAAGAATGGCCGCGAAATTTTAAAGAAGAGTGGAAAGATACTCCTGAAAATGGAGATCCAGAAAAATGGTGGACGCCAAAATGGAGAAAAGCTTTAGCTGAAGGAATGTTTGTTAGACGTGATTTTGATAAAGGACAAATGTCCCGTGATATGACGGTTTATATCGATACTGATGGTACGGCATATCATATTACCTCTTCGGAAGAAAACCAGACGTTGCATATTTCAAAATTAACCGATGATTACCTTAATTTTACCGGAGAGTGGGTGAGGATGCAACCCGGTGGACAGAATGAAGCACCTGCGATTTTCGAGAAAGATGGTTATTATTATATGATTACTTCCGGGTTAACCGGTTGGGATCCCAATGCTGCTCGTTCGTTTAGAGCAAAATCTATCATGGGTCCCTGGGAAAAATTAGGTAACCCGGCTGTTGGAGAGGATGCCGACAAAACTTTCTTTTCACAAAGTACTTTTGTGTTACCAGTACAGGGAAAAAAAGATAGTTTTATCTTTATGGCAGACCGCTGGAAACCTAAAAATCATATTGATGGCCGCTATATCTGGTTGCCTATAGAGTGGAAGGACGAAAAACCAGTTATTCGCTGGAAAGATGAGTGGGAATTATCTGTATTCGAATAA